A stretch of the Thalassotalea euphylliae genome encodes the following:
- the cysZ gene encoding sulfate transporter CysZ yields MLANSGSGYFFQGFNLINSKGLRRFVLIPLAVNLVIFGITFYWLLLQLNDYISQLLGWLPEALAWLEYMVWPVAVVAILIGFSFIFSAIANWLAAPFNGLLAEKVEAKLTGQQDNSGGLSDVFKDIPRTLSREWCKLRYYLPRAIGFFIIMWVLPLIGQIIWFLFVSWMMAVQYLDYPFDNHKINFELMRGRLNEHKGQSYSFGITTALFSMIPFVNLIVMPVAICGATALWVDHHKQAMKAQVNTRDTQI; encoded by the coding sequence ATGTTAGCAAACAGCGGTTCCGGCTATTTTTTTCAAGGTTTTAACTTAATTAACTCCAAAGGGTTAAGGCGTTTTGTATTAATTCCACTAGCCGTTAACTTGGTCATTTTTGGGATTACTTTTTATTGGCTACTGCTGCAACTCAATGATTACATCTCACAATTATTAGGCTGGCTACCAGAGGCGTTAGCTTGGCTAGAGTATATGGTGTGGCCAGTTGCTGTTGTCGCGATTTTAATCGGCTTTTCCTTTATTTTTAGCGCTATTGCTAACTGGCTCGCAGCACCTTTTAATGGCCTGCTCGCCGAAAAAGTAGAAGCAAAATTAACGGGGCAGCAAGATAACAGCGGTGGCCTATCAGATGTGTTTAAAGACATTCCCCGAACGCTCAGCCGAGAGTGGTGCAAATTGCGTTATTATCTGCCACGCGCTATTGGCTTTTTTATTATCATGTGGGTACTGCCACTCATTGGGCAAATTATTTGGTTTTTGTTTGTTTCATGGATGATGGCGGTTCAATACTTAGACTACCCATTCGATAATCACAAAATTAACTTCGAATTAATGCGTGGCCGTCTTAATGAGCATAAAGGTCAAAGCTACAGTTTCGGCATAACAACTGCGCTGTTTTCAATGATCCCTTTTGTTAATTTAATTGTCATGCCAGTGGCAATTTGCGGTGCCACCGCACTATGGGTTGATCACCACAAACAAGCGATGAAAGCGCAAGTTAACACCCGTGACACGCAAATATAA